From a region of the Pseudanabaena sp. ABRG5-3 genome:
- the rpoD gene encoding RNA polymerase sigma factor RpoD, translating to MDIKLPIGKLGANLEEIEEDLEDLDDDIDLDKDDLIDDSDEDPDLDDDPDKAGKLKGAKGKRASQTKKKHFTEDSIRLYLQEIGRIRLLRADEEIELARKIADLLELELKREEIATEIDCHPDDVREPDWAVKMGMPLGEFRKRLHSGRRAKDKMVQSNLRLVVSIAKKYMNRGLSFQDLIQEGSLGLIRAAEKFDHEKGYKFSTYATWWIRQAITRAIADQSRTIRLPVHLYETISRIKKTTKLLSQEMGRKPTEEEIATRMEMTIEKLRFIAKSAQLPISLETPIGKEEDSRLGDFIESEGETPDDQVAKSLLREDLESVLGTLSPRERDVLRLRYGLDDGRMKTLEEIGQIFNVTRERIRQIEAKALRKLRHPNRNSVLKEYIR from the coding sequence ATTGACATCAAGTTGCCTATTGGCAAGCTTGGCGCAAATCTTGAAGAAATTGAAGAAGACCTTGAAGACTTAGATGATGATATCGATCTTGATAAGGACGACTTAATTGATGACTCAGATGAAGACCCTGATCTTGATGACGATCCCGACAAAGCTGGCAAATTAAAGGGGGCTAAGGGGAAAAGAGCCAGTCAAACCAAGAAAAAGCACTTTACCGAAGACTCGATCCGTCTCTATTTGCAAGAAATCGGTCGAATTCGTTTGCTTAGAGCCGATGAAGAGATCGAGCTAGCACGTAAAATTGCCGATTTGCTGGAACTAGAGCTAAAGCGTGAAGAAATAGCTACCGAAATCGATTGCCATCCCGATGATGTCAGAGAGCCTGATTGGGCTGTCAAGATGGGTATGCCCCTTGGCGAATTTCGCAAGCGTCTCCACTCTGGTCGCAGGGCAAAGGACAAAATGGTGCAGTCGAACCTCCGTCTAGTCGTATCGATCGCCAAAAAGTACATGAATCGTGGCTTGTCCTTTCAAGACTTGATTCAAGAGGGCAGTTTAGGCTTGATCCGTGCCGCCGAGAAGTTTGACCATGAAAAGGGTTACAAATTCTCAACCTATGCGACATGGTGGATTCGTCAGGCAATCACCCGTGCGATCGCCGATCAATCCCGTACTATTCGTCTTCCCGTCCACCTTTACGAAACTATTTCGCGGATTAAGAAAACTACCAAGTTACTTTCTCAAGAAATGGGGCGTAAGCCTACCGAGGAAGAAATTGCCACGCGGATGGAGATGACGATCGAAAAGCTCCGCTTTATCGCCAAATCTGCCCAGTTGCCAATCTCTCTCGAAACCCCTATCGGTAAGGAAGAAGACTCTCGCCTCGGTGACTTCATCGAGTCCGAAGGTGAAACCCCTGACGATCAAGTTGCTAAGAGCCTCTTACGTGAAGATCTTGAAAGCGTACTGGGAACCCTCAGTCCTAGAGAACGTGACGTGCTGCGACTGCGCTACGGCTTAGACGATGGACGCATGAAGACCCTTGAGGAGATCGGTCAAATCTTCAACGTTACCCGTGAACGTATCCGCCAAATCGAAGCTAAGGCTCTCCGCAAGTTGCGCCATCCTAACCGCAATAGCGTTTTAAAAGAGTACATTCGCTAA
- a CDS encoding DUF2854 domain-containing protein gives MLKLNKISIASIGLFVGGILFVVGFWAYSKGNSTLNLIGFFYGFPILLGGFAFKSSEVAPIPVIVPESEDVLAVRKLQETSTQKQLRKDVTRYRYGIKAHLDEVLEKLGMRPTDEERPVLIGIYEEISQAEETKGAYSLVLRFQSPLMGFEVWQEKQDKLTRFFGPGIVATVSELANKEVDLRLISQNVAD, from the coding sequence ATGCTTAAGCTTAATAAAATATCCATCGCTTCAATTGGCTTATTTGTTGGCGGAATCCTGTTTGTAGTTGGGTTTTGGGCCTACTCTAAGGGAAATTCGACTTTAAATCTGATTGGATTTTTCTACGGTTTTCCAATTCTCTTGGGAGGATTTGCTTTTAAATCATCGGAGGTAGCACCCATACCCGTGATTGTGCCTGAATCTGAGGATGTTTTGGCTGTACGAAAGTTGCAAGAAACATCAACCCAAAAGCAGTTACGCAAGGATGTTACGCGCTATCGCTACGGGATCAAGGCACATTTAGATGAAGTTTTAGAAAAACTGGGAATGCGCCCCACCGATGAAGAACGTCCTGTCTTGATTGGCATTTATGAAGAGATTTCTCAAGCTGAAGAAACTAAGGGAGCCTACAGTTTAGTTTTGCGTTTTCAATCTCCTCTGATGGGCTTTGAAGTTTGGCAAGAAAAACAAGATAAGTTAACGCGATTTTTTGGTCCTGGAATTGTGGCCACTGTTTCTGAACTCGCCAATAAAGAAGTTGATCTGCGCTTGATTTCCCAGAATGTAGCCGATTAG
- a CDS encoding L-threonylcarbamoyladenylate synthase gives MGLVSLTALIAGARSGQLISFPTDTVPALAVRPDRSADIFTLKQRSPDKPLILMASSWQEFLPFIDIRHPALEIWQQTAEKYFAGAVTLVLPASDRGAKLNQGFTTLGIRIPDSKIAIAILQQTGAMLTTSANKSNQPPLRKMLEIATTFPNVWTLGDGIDIAEPLGSGLPSTVVEWTQGGWLVRRQGAIKF, from the coding sequence ATGGGTTTAGTGTCTTTAACCGCCTTAATTGCAGGTGCAAGATCGGGTCAGTTAATTAGCTTTCCGACTGATACTGTACCTGCTTTGGCAGTACGCCCTGATCGCAGTGCCGATATTTTTACCCTCAAGCAGCGATCGCCTGATAAGCCATTGATCTTGATGGCATCAAGTTGGCAGGAGTTTTTACCATTTATTGATATTAGACATCCTGCCTTAGAAATTTGGCAACAAACTGCTGAGAAATATTTTGCAGGAGCCGTAACTTTGGTTTTGCCTGCTAGCGATCGCGGCGCAAAGTTAAATCAAGGTTTTACAACCCTAGGCATCAGAATTCCTGATAGTAAAATTGCGATCGCGATTTTGCAGCAAACAGGAGCCATGCTGACTACTAGTGCCAATAAGAGTAATCAGCCACCCTTACGCAAAATGTTAGAAATAGCTACCACTTTCCCGAATGTATGGACTTTGGGTGATGGGATCGATATTGCTGAGCCACTAGGAAGCGGTTTGCCATCGACAGTCGTGGAATGGACACAAGGGGGATGGTTAGTCCGTCGGCAAGGGGCAATTAAGTTTTAA
- a CDS encoding peptidoglycan-binding domain-containing protein — MDAILRQGSKGNAVVELQQLLQVKGFYTGKIDGDFGAGTANAVLKFQKANGLTADGIVGNASWAKLRASSPVPSTPQPTSSTQGLPTLLPGSQGQAVAQAQQLLKAKGYYQGRIDGDFGVGTRDAIAAFQRANGLTVDGKVGAQTWQKLQAPAIADVTPSPSATPPTEVVIVRPPDVTPSPTPTPVTPSPSPTPTPTPPSSVFVPTPTPTASPDTSPSPAIPAASPISLVDAANSYSRGKLPNQTVAINNLQANISGEILQQFLQRWQVASSQTNTAASLQEALSGYNSSQMLNQNLALQWLQSQLLPPTLDQFRQDWSNLNVAVGTVGTPFTPSPQPTNTLQLLNLTDAVKVYKRSASQVTALENLQAAIPDQTLQQFFQRWSTASEQSAIAISLLDIFQDYNSQQFPSQVTALQWLEKELTTAQLEKFSRDWQA, encoded by the coding sequence ATGGACGCAATATTAAGACAAGGTAGTAAGGGTAATGCTGTAGTTGAGTTGCAGCAACTTCTTCAGGTCAAAGGATTTTATACTGGCAAAATCGATGGTGATTTTGGGGCTGGTACTGCCAATGCGGTTTTAAAATTTCAAAAAGCTAATGGGCTAACGGCTGATGGCATTGTGGGTAATGCTAGCTGGGCAAAATTGCGAGCATCTAGCCCAGTGCCAAGTACTCCTCAGCCTACGTCTTCCACCCAAGGATTACCAACTTTATTACCAGGGTCGCAAGGTCAAGCTGTGGCTCAAGCCCAACAACTTCTCAAAGCAAAGGGCTATTACCAAGGGCGCATTGATGGTGATTTTGGCGTAGGCACAAGGGATGCGATCGCCGCTTTTCAACGTGCTAATGGTTTAACTGTTGATGGCAAAGTGGGCGCACAAACATGGCAAAAATTACAAGCACCTGCGATCGCTGATGTTACACCTTCGCCCTCTGCAACTCCACCAACTGAGGTGGTGATTGTTCGTCCGCCAGATGTAACTCCCTCACCTACGCCAACACCTGTAACACCATCTCCCTCACCTACCCCCACGCCCACACCTCCATCCTCAGTTTTTGTCCCTACACCTACGCCGACAGCTTCTCCAGATACAAGCCCTTCACCTGCGATTCCAGCAGCAAGCCCCATTAGTTTAGTTGATGCTGCTAATAGTTATAGCCGTGGCAAATTACCGAATCAAACCGTGGCGATTAATAATTTGCAAGCGAATATTTCAGGTGAAATATTGCAGCAATTTTTACAACGTTGGCAAGTTGCCTCTAGTCAAACAAATACTGCGGCATCTTTGCAGGAAGCTCTTAGTGGTTATAACAGTAGCCAAATGCTGAATCAGAATCTCGCTTTACAGTGGTTACAAAGTCAACTGCTACCCCCAACCCTCGATCAGTTTCGCCAAGACTGGTCAAATCTGAACGTCGCTGTAGGCACAGTAGGTACACCATTTACCCCATCTCCTCAGCCCACAAATACTCTCCAACTGCTCAATCTAACTGATGCCGTCAAGGTTTATAAGCGTAGTGCTAGTCAAGTAACTGCTCTAGAAAATCTCCAAGCTGCTATACCTGATCAAACCTTGCAACAGTTTTTCCAACGTTGGTCAACGGCTTCTGAGCAAAGCGCGATCGCCATTTCTTTGTTAGATATTTTCCAAGACTACAACAGCCAGCAATTTCCTAGCCAAGTTACTGCCTTGCAATGGCTAGAAAAGGAATTGACCACTGCCCAGTTAGAGAAGTTCTCACGAGATTGGCAAGCTTAA
- the rimI gene encoding ribosomal protein S18-alanine N-acetyltransferase translates to MSLSTRIYLSEIDQKFLAQLRAIDCACLGDFWSLEAYQREIDNPSSCVLGLTTENHELLGFGCLWAVMEEAHITVLAVRPEYQGQGFGKSLVWGLLKKARDRHLEWATLEVRESNHIAIALYQSFGFQEIGRRPKYYEMTGEDALMLWRKGIHTQEFGILLEHWHESISFNLLAKGWNL, encoded by the coding sequence ATGAGCCTATCGACCCGAATCTATCTAAGTGAGATTGATCAAAAATTTTTAGCGCAGTTAAGGGCTATTGACTGTGCGTGCCTAGGTGATTTTTGGAGTTTAGAGGCTTATCAACGTGAAATCGATAACCCTAGTAGTTGTGTATTAGGTTTAACGACGGAAAATCATGAATTACTTGGTTTTGGCTGTCTTTGGGCAGTTATGGAAGAAGCGCATATTACGGTTTTAGCAGTACGCCCTGAATATCAAGGTCAAGGTTTCGGTAAGTCTCTGGTTTGGGGATTACTTAAAAAAGCTCGCGATCGCCATTTGGAATGGGCAACCCTCGAAGTCCGCGAGTCTAATCACATAGCGATCGCTTTATATCAAAGCTTTGGCTTTCAAGAAATTGGGAGAAGACCTAAATATTACGAAATGACAGGCGAAGATGCTTTGATGCTATGGCGTAAAGGAATACATACCCAAGAGTTTGGGATATTGCTAGAGCATTGGCATGAGTCAATATCTTTCAATTTGTTAGCTAAAGGCTGGAATTTGTAA
- a CDS encoding sulfite exporter TauE/SafE family protein — protein MDYRSMSELMPIVYLSVVSFFAWIVSTLAGGGSPFILIPLVNMLMGAAAVPPVITIGMFFGNAHRVLLFWQDIDWVLTAWYAPGAIAGAILGAYTFTQIHLDWLQIVIAIFLIVSAVLFELEKSPEKTVAEDQAKQIKLVDDSQELEEIEKLIEINQLGELSELSALEKSDLIPKEVKPKFQIQAWHIMPAGFLKAYVSGLVGTTGPVLNPFYLGYGLVKEKMLATKATHMTIIHVVKIITYGALAVMSKEQIVAGLAIGLAAIPANLIGKYLLSRMSHQQFRQVVLAFMAIGGSWMLWQQRSLFLNIL, from the coding sequence ATGGATTATCGATCAATGTCAGAACTCATGCCAATTGTATATCTCAGCGTGGTTAGCTTTTTTGCTTGGATTGTTAGCACTCTAGCGGGTGGTGGCAGTCCCTTCATCTTAATTCCCCTAGTTAACATGCTCATGGGAGCCGCCGCCGTTCCACCTGTAATCACGATCGGTATGTTTTTTGGCAATGCCCATCGAGTTTTACTGTTTTGGCAGGATATTGACTGGGTATTGACAGCTTGGTATGCACCGGGGGCGATCGCAGGCGCAATTTTGGGAGCCTATACATTTACGCAAATCCATCTCGATTGGTTGCAAATAGTGATTGCAATTTTCCTAATCGTGAGTGCAGTTTTATTTGAACTAGAAAAAAGTCCCGAAAAAACTGTTGCTGAGGATCAAGCAAAACAGATCAAACTGGTCGATGATTCCCAAGAGTTGGAAGAGATCGAAAAACTCATCGAGATCAATCAGTTAGGTGAATTAAGTGAATTAAGCGCCCTAGAAAAATCAGATTTAATTCCTAAAGAAGTAAAGCCCAAATTTCAAATTCAGGCTTGGCACATTATGCCTGCGGGTTTCCTCAAAGCATATGTATCGGGTTTAGTCGGCACAACTGGTCCTGTCTTAAATCCCTTTTATCTGGGCTATGGCTTAGTCAAGGAGAAAATGCTAGCAACTAAAGCAACTCACATGACAATTATCCATGTCGTGAAAATCATTACCTACGGGGCGCTAGCAGTAATGTCTAAGGAGCAAATTGTGGCAGGATTAGCGATCGGCTTAGCCGCAATACCTGCAAATCTCATTGGTAAATATCTCCTTAGTCGCATGAGTCATCAACAGTTTCGCCAAGTGGTTCTTGCTTTTATGGCGATCGGCGGCTCATGGATGCTGTGGCAACAAAGAAGTTTGTTTTTAAATATCCTGTAG
- a CDS encoding YgiT-type zinc finger protein, which yields MYGYQCEYCQGTVQPRTVKQQVFKHRDGFVILEDVIIGVCDNCRNRYYSAEILHAVHAVATGKSSPDRTEQIPVTHLKSA from the coding sequence ATGTATGGATATCAATGCGAGTATTGTCAAGGAACAGTTCAACCCCGAACCGTTAAACAACAGGTATTCAAACATAGAGATGGATTTGTCATCCTCGAAGATGTAATCATTGGTGTTTGTGATAATTGCCGTAATCGCTACTATTCAGCCGAAATCCTTCATGCTGTCCATGCCGTTGCAACTGGAAAAAGTTCTCCTGATAGAACTGAGCAAATTCCAGTCACTCACCTAAAATCAGCTTAA
- a CDS encoding DUF4258 domain-containing protein, with amino-acid sequence MPPNDIYRIREKIRLRQYDMTAHAMEEMAEDLLTILDVEEAVLNGRVIRVEKDDPRGTKYVVAGTALDQQTPVGVVGRFLSNGRYLIITVYEITELEV; translated from the coding sequence GTGCCACCAAACGACATTTACCGCATAAGAGAAAAAATTCGCCTCCGTCAGTATGATATGACCGCTCATGCAATGGAAGAAATGGCGGAGGATCTGCTAACTATCTTGGATGTTGAAGAAGCAGTTTTGAATGGTCGTGTTATTCGAGTAGAAAAAGATGATCCCAGAGGCACAAAATATGTCGTAGCTGGAACTGCACTAGATCAACAAACACCTGTTGGAGTAGTTGGACGTTTTCTGAGTAACGGACGCTATCTAATCATCACAGTTTATGAAATTACTGAACTTGAGGTCTAA
- a CDS encoding BrnA antitoxin family protein — protein sequence MNRENLNSTSRTNWAALKAMSDEDIDYSDIPPLTDEFFERATLRIPVDQAQNLVQLDPDVKQWFQNQGDQYKTLINTVLRQYIENSKTQQSA from the coding sequence ATGAACAGAGAAAATTTGAACAGTACCTCTCGTACTAACTGGGCAGCATTGAAGGCAATGTCAGATGAGGATATTGACTATTCAGATATTCCACCGCTAACAGATGAATTTTTTGAACGTGCAACTTTACGCATTCCCGTAGATCAAGCTCAAAACTTAGTTCAGCTAGATCCCGATGTAAAACAATGGTTTCAGAATCAAGGCGATCAGTATAAAACTCTGATTAACACTGTTCTACGCCAATATATAGAAAACAGTAAAACTCAACAGTCGGCTTAA
- a CDS encoding BrnT family toxin has product MQFEWDETKNLENIRKHEIDFADVPSMFDGEMLIELDDRFDYGEDRWFGIGFLGLGIAVVVWTERKNNIIRIISARRANRHEQRKFEQYLSY; this is encoded by the coding sequence ATGCAGTTTGAGTGGGACGAAACAAAAAATCTTGAAAACATTCGCAAGCATGAAATTGACTTTGCAGATGTTCCCTCAATGTTTGATGGAGAAATGCTGATAGAACTAGACGATCGCTTTGATTATGGCGAAGATCGCTGGTTTGGGATCGGTTTTCTCGGTCTTGGAATAGCGGTAGTAGTCTGGACAGAACGTAAAAACAACATCATCCGAATCATTTCTGCGAGAAGAGCCAACCGTCATGAACAGAGAAAATTTGAACAGTACCTCTCGTACTAA
- a CDS encoding DUF4230 domain-containing protein: MFNQIKEYLSKLLKKDEGSPSSLNTPKSLLIGTVVVLFILVLWLSSQLIFGSRDNAVISRSLVIQQVKDVSELTTAIFETENIIDVKKKGGIGGVGESKLLYIAHGSMRVGFDLSEFHDDDILIENNKITVNLPPLKVLDTKLDVNESRVYDYSRGWLINLGPDVVELVESAQREAITKIEESACKDWLIKTANERVKQIAQRFLNLFMNDKGYTVTVKVKIYSDSSCVQHQV; this comes from the coding sequence ATGTTTAATCAAATCAAGGAATACCTAAGTAAACTACTAAAAAAAGATGAAGGATCACCTTCTAGCTTGAATACACCTAAAAGTTTATTGATTGGGACTGTAGTGGTTTTATTTATTTTAGTCTTGTGGCTCTCTTCGCAATTGATTTTTGGTTCTAGAGATAATGCAGTTATTTCAAGATCGCTCGTAATTCAGCAAGTAAAAGATGTAAGTGAACTGACCACAGCTATTTTTGAGACAGAAAATATTATTGATGTTAAAAAGAAAGGGGGGATTGGGGGAGTCGGAGAAAGTAAATTGCTTTATATTGCTCATGGTTCTATGAGGGTTGGTTTTGATTTGAGTGAGTTTCATGATGACGATATACTAATAGAAAACAATAAAATCACTGTTAACTTGCCTCCACTAAAAGTGCTGGATACAAAACTAGATGTCAACGAGTCAAGAGTTTATGATTACAGTAGGGGGTGGCTTATCAATCTTGGTCCCGATGTTGTTGAACTAGTTGAATCTGCCCAACGTGAGGCAATTACTAAAATAGAAGAATCTGCTTGTAAGGATTGGTTGATAAAAACTGCCAATGAGAGAGTAAAGCAAATTGCACAACGCTTTTTAAACTTATTTATGAATGACAAAGGTTATACAGTTACTGTTAAGGTTAAGATTTATAGTGACAGTTCTTGTGTGCAGCATCAAGTCTGA
- a CDS encoding DUF4230 domain-containing protein, with amino-acid sequence MKWINYLVLFSANILLIQGCNFHSPEEEQKEVDQKILTKISQDISSFATLEASYSINYVNFQKKNPLLFLAKDNFYIRNDIKTYFYGYSLKDADIKVITENNQRVLLVKLPHPKIVGEDRFTAFVKTNDPNYNPLDEKGQKDDVEEYIKSRIDKATKMYEQRTIDKTREMSQQYFQDVADRFGLKLQLEFVTTAGSKDEQTKK; translated from the coding sequence ATGAAGTGGATAAATTACCTTGTTCTGTTTAGTGCAAATATTTTGCTTATACAAGGATGTAATTTTCATTCTCCAGAGGAAGAACAAAAGGAAGTCGATCAGAAAATCTTAACAAAAATCAGCCAAGATATTTCTTCTTTTGCAACTTTAGAAGCAAGCTATAGCATTAACTATGTCAATTTTCAAAAAAAGAATCCCTTACTCTTTCTCGCAAAAGATAATTTTTATATCCGAAATGACATTAAGACTTATTTTTATGGATATTCGCTAAAAGATGCTGACATTAAGGTAATCACAGAAAATAATCAGCGAGTCCTGCTAGTAAAACTCCCTCACCCAAAGATAGTTGGGGAAGATAGGTTTACTGCATTCGTCAAGACCAACGATCCGAATTACAATCCATTAGATGAGAAAGGACAAAAAGACGATGTTGAAGAATATATCAAGTCTCGTATTGATAAAGCGACTAAGATGTATGAGCAGAGAACAATAGATAAAACACGTGAGATGTCTCAACAATACTTCCAAGATGTTGCTGATCGTTTTGGCTTGAAATTACAGTTGGAATTTGTTACAACAGCAGGAAGTAAAGATGAGCAAACTAAAAAGTAA
- a CDS encoding IS982 family transposase — protein MNDEIVAIYCLCDDILRAMNHQGDIQQQISDAEVMTTAIVAVLYFGGNFEKARKELSEPQYIPKMVSRSRFNRRLHRVEPMLLMLFECLGQAWKQLNTESVYSIDSFPIPVCDNIRIPRSKIYDGNEEYRGYQASKKRYFYGIKIHLMVTESGEPVEFFLTNGSFADVKGLRVFPFALPEGSVVYADKAYNDYEIEDLLLEAENIKLSAMRKSNSQRPVPGYVQFLQHHKRKVIETTGSLISQLLPKSIHAVTAKGFELKVMLFVLALSVNLWVAT, from the coding sequence ATGAATGATGAAATTGTAGCGATTTATTGCCTGTGTGACGACATTCTCCGAGCAATGAACCATCAAGGTGACATACAGCAACAGATAAGTGATGCCGAAGTAATGACCACAGCCATAGTTGCAGTTCTGTATTTTGGTGGAAATTTTGAGAAAGCCAGAAAAGAACTCTCAGAGCCACAATATATCCCCAAAATGGTGAGTCGGAGTCGGTTCAATCGTAGACTTCACAGGGTTGAACCGATGCTATTGATGTTGTTTGAGTGTCTGGGACAAGCATGGAAACAACTGAACACTGAATCGGTTTACAGCATTGATAGCTTTCCGATTCCCGTCTGTGACAATATCCGCATACCAAGGTCAAAAATCTATGACGGTAATGAGGAGTATCGGGGCTATCAAGCCAGCAAGAAGCGATATTTTTACGGTATTAAAATCCATTTGATGGTCACAGAATCGGGGGAACCTGTAGAGTTTTTTCTAACTAATGGTTCCTTTGCCGATGTTAAGGGGTTGAGGGTATTTCCATTTGCTTTACCTGAAGGCAGTGTAGTCTATGCAGACAAGGCTTACAACGATTATGAAATTGAGGATTTGTTGCTTGAAGCTGAGAATATCAAGCTCTCAGCAATGCGAAAAAGCAATTCACAGCGACCTGTACCTGGCTATGTTCAGTTTCTTCAGCACCATAAGCGCAAAGTAATCGAAACTACGGGTAGTTTGATATCCCAGCTTTTACCTAAATCTATTCATGCTGTTACTGCAAAAGGTTTTGAGCTTAAAGTTATGCTCTTTGTCCTTGCTCTTAGCGTTAATTTATGGGTAGCAACTTAG
- a CDS encoding DUF2283 domain-containing protein, translating into MKIRYFADTDTLYIVLSQKTPAETQDLDENILLDLDEDGQLCSMTIEHAKERVGIPEIDYQQIAA; encoded by the coding sequence ATGAAAATCAGATATTTTGCAGATACTGACACACTTTATATCGTCCTTTCTCAAAAAACCCCTGCGGAGACACAAGATTTGGACGAAAATATATTATTGGATTTAGATGAAGATGGTCAACTTTGCAGTATGACGATTGAACATGCTAAAGAAAGAGTAGGTATTCCAGAGATTGACTATCAACAAATTGCTGCTTAA
- a CDS encoding AbrB/MazE/SpoVT family DNA-binding domain-containing protein, producing the protein MANVIVDIKTWGNNLGVRLPAAIARAAHLHVNQRVKLSVVDNQVVITPVDEPLTLEERLAKFDPARHGGEVMAT; encoded by the coding sequence GTGGCTAATGTAATAGTTGATATCAAAACATGGGGCAATAACTTAGGGGTTCGACTTCCCGCAGCGATCGCTCGTGCTGCCCATCTTCACGTCAACCAACGAGTAAAACTATCTGTTGTCGATAATCAAGTCGTTATTACACCTGTAGATGAACCATTAACCCTTGAAGAACGACTAGCTAAATTTGATCCAGCCCGACATGGTGGCGAAGTGATGGCAACATAA